The segment TAGACATTAAGTAAGGGTCAAAATTGAACTAACTCTTAGTTAGATTTCATGTGATAATGTAatgattgattttgatgttaaaaacgACAAAAATAGGTTAAATATACTTGATATCGCAAAACTAGCCAgcatatattttaaagataaattcgAACATGACTTGTTGTATTTGAGCTAAACATTAAGTAAAGGTCAAAACTAAACCAACCCCTAGGTAGATTTCAGGTGATATTGTAGATTTTGATGTTGAAAATGACAGAAATAGGAGCTTCTTTCTTCACCAAAGTTTTAgctttatattttagatttctaaaaaaataaaccacacCCAAAACCAAGTTTTACAACTTCGATTATGATTATAATACCAAACAGTGTTTTGGGTTGGTTAGAATAAACCAACCAAGACTTGCAAATTTCTAATGCTTGCTTGGAATTGTTGTTAAATTGAGGGTCTTAACATCTAAAACTATAAGAATGAGTATGAACATGACAAAATGTACATGGGTATGGGATGCTGATGTTGACTGCATTGTTGATAATGATTATGTTCCTGATAGTACAGGGGAAGCTGCGAGGACAGGACAACAATATAGAGCAACAACATGTGCACATACTTAAGGCAGGTGTTTGACACCTATATTATGTAGGTAATAGAATTTTATAATTGctagtttgatttttatgagttttgatTTATGTATTAAGAatgttgaataaaaagaaaagaaaaataaggtgaaaatgatttgattagttgttcatgcAATGGAAGCTAATGATGTCAGCTAGGATGACATCGACattaaccctataaaaagaggAAATGAACTTGATTAGTTATCTAGGTGATGAAAGCTAAATGAGGTAACATTAATATCAACATTAAGTTGAACTTGATTAGTTGTCCAAGTGATGGAaactaatgatatcaataggGTAACATTGATATCAACATTGACATGAACTTGATTAGCTTTCTAGGTGATGGAAACTAATTATATCAATGGGGTAACATTGATATTGGTATTGActtgaacttgattaactattctaaATAAGAGaagctaatgatatcaatgtGGCTACCTTGGTATCAGTATTATCTTGGATTGATTAGTCATTCCAGAATGGAGGTTAATGATACCATTGTGGTGGAATTGGTATCGACATTtcttggaaaaataataatatcatattgGACATGATTAATCATTCCAGTGGATAACAGCTAATGATACAAATGTAATTATATTGGTATCAACATTGACTTGAAAGAAATACATTAGTTAAACTTGATTAGTCATCCAAGGCATTGAAGACTAATGATATCAGTGTGACTGATATTGGCATCAATTTGATTAGTCGTCCATATATATAAGGCTAATAATATCAGCTCAATTAATATTGACATTGTTGTATTATTCAAATGGGTGAAGGCTAAAGGCTTTCTCAAGCAAAAATTTGGAATAAACACTGAGGAACTaagaaaatatatctaattacgATGTGATGTGGAGTTCGAAAAGGTATCTTAATGGAATGAATTTAATGGACTTAGTCACAATGTTAATAAGGTTGGTTTGACAACTTAAGGTGATATAAAGGTATCTTAATGGAGTGAATTTGGGACAACATTAGGGGGTGTTTGAAGAGCTGTTTTGATAGCATATAACATGAAATTGAAGGTTGTTTTAAGACAACAATGAAGGGTATTTCAAAGGCTACAATGATGTCGTATGCAAGATTTATTTTGGGGCTATTTTGATAATGAAAACACAGTATATTAAGGGACTGTTAAGATAGTTCCAAGATAATATGATGGCAATCAAAAATGATAATCTATCTTGACATGATATGAGAGATAATGTCACCAAAAAATTAACACAAGTAATGAATCTTCTAGTAATGTTCAGGGAACAAGCCTTATGATGGCCATAGGTGTAAGGCTTGACTTTATGTATATAATAatatacttcaaattatcataACACATAAGAATAGACAATAAGTATGTTGATATGGTTCATATGCATGGATAAGTTGACAATAATATCAAGGATGTGGAAATGAGAACCAAGGTAAAGAAttgagcaaaagaaaagaaagactaGTGACTTGGGTAAAGgctatagagaaaaaagagattgCTAGGGTATGATAGAAACGACTAAGGCGAGCTTACGAAGTGAAACTTGTATATTGTGAGAATACTAAATTGCGAGGTGAgaataatatcattataattttaaatgagtAATAATTGCCAGGATGGTTTTGCCAGGGAATGGACAATTTATCGGGCAGCCGGTAGCTGTATCCTCCTCCCCCAGTCAATCTCTCGTCAAAGCATCTCATGATGACCCTAAGGGACCTAGTGGATGTCAAATTGTTAATAATTAACCTTTGTGTACAATGAAAATGACTGATGATCCAAAACGGCAGTACTTTATTTGTCCATTTCTTATTTATTGTCGTCCGATCTCTCTTACCCTCTGGGCTCCTCAGAGGaccatcttttgtttttttgtcgcATGAAGCGGAAGGAAAAGGACAAAAGAAATTAACACTCACATGCAGGCCAGATCAAATTGTGCTTGTGGGCACACATCCCCATGCTTTAGACTCCTCAATCATTCATCTTCAATAATTGCCTCGCTGTGTGACCTCACATTGTACTATATAAACACTCTTCCATGGCCCCAACTTTAGAGAGAAGCCTTTTCGAAAATGTGGAACCGCCTCCCATCGGATCTCCTTGCTAACATCTTCTCCTTCCTCTCTCCGGACTCCTTGGCACGTGCCAAGACAGCATGCCGGTACTGGCGCACGTGTGCCAATTCATACCCATTGAGCACCGCCGCATCAATGGTCCGGCACCACCAAGCATGGTTTGTAGCTCTGCCCACACGCAGTCGTGGGCTATGTTGCTATCTTCACAATCCAAATATCGACAAGTGGCACGTCTTATCTCTCGATTTTCAACCCCACCCGACCCGACCCATTGCCCCGATAGGGAGCCTAATCCTTTCAAGACCCACAGATTCTACAACTCTCCAATTAGCTATAAGCAACCCTTTCACTAAGGAATTCAGGTGCCTTCCAATGCTGAAGATTGCAAGGACTAATCCAGCTGTTGGAGTTGTGATCTTAGGCCCAGCCCAACACGGCCCATCTTTACATTTTCGAGTCTATGTAGCAGGAGGGATGTCCGAAGCTCCACGTGGAGCTGCCACGTATGAGCCCACAATGGAAGTGTACGACTCGGAGGATGACGCGTGGAGAATTGTGGGGTCAGTGCCAGTGGAATTTGCGGTGAGGCTAACGGTCTGGACCCCTAATGAGAGTGTCTATTCTAAAGGGGTGCTATATTGGATGACCTCGGCCCGGGCTTATAGCATAATGGGCTTTGAGATTAGGTCCAATAAATGGCAGGAATTGAGTGTGCACATAGCAGATAAGCTTGAATTTGCCACATTAGCTCAGCTTAATGGGAGGCTGACACTTGTCGGTGGCACGAGTTGTGGCGATGCCTGTGTGTGGGAGCTGGATGAAAGACACGCGTGGTGTTTAAAAGAGAAGATGCCAGTTGAATTGACAAGGAAACTTTTAGGGGGTAAGGCGAGCTGGGCTGCAACTAAATGTGTAAGGGGTGATGGGGCTTTATGTTTGTACAGAGACCTTGGTTCAGGAATGGCGGTGTGGAGAGAGGTTGGCGAGAGAGGTAGATGGGAATGGTTCTGGGTAGAGGGGTGTTGTTCAATAAAAGGCAAACGAGTACAAAACTTGCCGATCAAAGGTGTTCTGATTCCTCCCAATCTTGCTCCTTCTTGTGCGTTCTCCAAGCAAAGATGATGAGGCATTGTGCGGATGTGCTGTGAATCTTGCAGCAGCGTAGCAGTAGGGCCTTCGCCAGGGCCTTGTCCCTCTTTCATTTgcaatgtaatatatatattaacagtTGAGTGGTAATTGGTTTTTGAATCGTGAATTCTATGCGAAAGGAATAATTCTCTTTTGAGAACAAAGGGTTCGCGAGCTCGGGGTATTTGCACTGAGGTTCCTCGCCTTTGAAATttattaaccaaatatattatttgtacTAAAAATTGTAATTTCTCCATTTACGAGGAATCTGCTTCTCATGGTGTAAGTGTTCCGAGCAAGATATGGTACTGTAGTTGTAAGAGTCACAGCTAATGTTCCAATGGGTTTTGCATGCTGAGTGTCTTCAGGTGACAGATATATTAGAGCCTGCCGTAGTTTCTGTCACAGCAAGGAAAAATAGGCCACCCAAGGTGCTGAAAGAAGTTGAAAATGCAATTTCCAAGCTTTAAAGAAACACTTTGTTGATACACTAGAATTTGCAGGCAATGTAAGTGTATTTGGTAAGGAAGGGAGATCAGGACagtcttgtctgaacaaaacatgaAAACTGTGAAAGTTTCAATTTACATTCGACACCCATTTCATGCTTCCTATACACATGACCATATAATGGCCAGACGATGGTAATGATAGATGATGGTGCGGCAAAAAGTGAAAGTGTGTCGAGCACAACCTTCATTCCAAGGAGTTCAAATCATTGGGCTTATAATCGGCAACTGCTTAATTTCTAGCTTGTGATTCCCTTTCATCTGAAGCCATTTATCACAAATCCATTTcctttaatatatcaaaataactcATAAACCTCGGGATATATAATTTAAACTGAACTTAATTTGCTTTacttcattaaattaaattaaatgaaagcaAATATAAGatcccaatattttttttttaaaaaaaggaaagaaagatggaTCCAAATCAAATGATGCCTTTTTACTTGCTACTCAAATTTTAAGACAGCAGCATTCCCTTACCGTAAATGCCAAGCAACCATTTCCATGGAcatctctttaaatttttagaacacgtattttctttctttagtgCTGTTGATTTAACGGCACCATAGCCTATTGGCTTACTCGTCACCACCCTCGAGTGACATTAACCGATGGAGAGTTATAATGCTATCATTGAGAAAAAGGACCgtattggaaaaaagaaagcataaaAGGGATCA is part of the Populus nigra chromosome 8, ddPopNigr1.1, whole genome shotgun sequence genome and harbors:
- the LOC133701124 gene encoding protein UNUSUAL FLORAL ORGANS-like, with translation MWNRLPSDLLANIFSFLSPDSLARAKTACRYWRTCANSYPLSTAASMVRHHQAWFVALPTRSRGLCCYLHNPNIDKWHVLSLDFQPHPTRPIAPIGSLILSRPTDSTTLQLAISNPFTKEFRCLPMLKIARTNPAVGVVILGPAQHGPSLHFRVYVAGGMSEAPRGAATYEPTMEVYDSEDDAWRIVGSVPVEFAVRLTVWTPNESVYSKGVLYWMTSARAYSIMGFEIRSNKWQELSVHIADKLEFATLAQLNGRLTLVGGTSCGDACVWELDERHAWCLKEKMPVELTRKLLGGKASWAATKCVRGDGALCLYRDLGSGMAVWREVGERGRWEWFWVEGCCSIKGKRVQNLPIKGVLIPPNLAPSCAFSKQR